In Alphaproteobacteria bacterium, one genomic interval encodes:
- a CDS encoding Lrp/AsnC family transcriptional regulator → MDQIDRKILATLQEDAGRPVADIAAAVGLSQSPCWRRIQKLEADGVIQRRVALLDAAQLNVGVTVFVAVRTSRHDLEWIEAFARAVVDIPEVVEFYRMSGEVDYMLRVVVPDIAAFDAVYKRLIARVPLSDVTSSFAMEQIKYTTALPLDYA, encoded by the coding sequence ATGGACCAAATAGACCGCAAAATCCTCGCGACGTTGCAGGAAGACGCTGGGCGGCCTGTGGCCGATATCGCCGCCGCGGTCGGGCTGTCGCAATCGCCGTGCTGGCGGCGCATCCAGAAGCTTGAGGCCGACGGGGTCATCCAACGCCGCGTCGCGCTCCTCGATGCAGCCCAGCTCAATGTCGGGGTGACCGTGTTCGTCGCCGTGCGCACCAGCCGCCACGATCTGGAGTGGATCGAGGCATTCGCCCGGGCCGTGGTCGATATCCCCGAAGTGGTCGAGTTCTACCGCATGTCGGGCGAGGTCGATTACATGCTGCGGGTCGTCGTCCCCGATATCGCCGCGTTTGACGCAGTCTACAAGCGCCTCATTGCCCGCGTCCCGCTCAGCGACGTCACGTCCAGCTTCGCAATGGAGCAAATCAAGTACACCACCGCGCTCCCGCTCGACTACGCCTAA
- a CDS encoding DUF6356 family protein yields MKNAFTAHPASVNETYGEHLSSATGFGVSMILGGLACLVHGALPFLFVKTGSRTIAALHDRMVSNRARPPSAAPIAAE; encoded by the coding sequence ATGAAAAATGCCTTCACCGCCCACCCTGCCTCGGTCAACGAGACCTACGGCGAACATTTGTCTTCGGCCACCGGATTTGGGGTCAGCATGATCTTGGGCGGCCTCGCCTGCCTGGTCCACGGCGCCCTGCCGTTCCTGTTCGTCAAGACTGGTTCGCGGACGATCGCGGCATTGCACGACCGCATGGTGTCAAACCGCGCCCGCCCGCCGAGCGCGGCCCCCATCGCCGCCGAATAA
- a CDS encoding phosphodiesterase, whose amino-acid sequence MLIAQITDMHVMPEGELMGEVVPTNAMLEAAVARLNALTPAVDLILATGDLTEGGGPEAYAALRRILAQATAPVFMVPGNHDKPDAMRAAFPEVAYWPADGSMQYVVEDWPLRLIGLDTRVANHPGGDMDADRLAWLTAQLDAKPGAPTLIFMHHPPFRTGVWWMDAIGLKGADEFEATVRRYDTIEGVVCGHIHRPITRRWGGTVATVAPSTAHQMMLDLEGTNFLQSTKEPPAVALHHWTPETGLVTHTLYIDDFGWYDPPDHHDKAMMARARAFFEKSRAEMGV is encoded by the coding sequence ATGCTGATTGCCCAAATCACCGATATGCACGTCATGCCCGAGGGCGAACTTATGGGCGAGGTCGTGCCGACCAACGCCATGCTGGAGGCTGCGGTCGCGCGCCTCAACGCGCTGACGCCGGCGGTCGACCTCATCTTGGCGACGGGCGATTTGACCGAGGGCGGCGGCCCCGAAGCCTACGCGGCGCTGCGCCGCATTTTGGCGCAAGCCACCGCGCCGGTTTTCATGGTGCCGGGCAACCACGACAAGCCCGACGCGATGCGCGCCGCGTTTCCCGAGGTCGCCTATTGGCCCGCCGACGGCTCGATGCAGTACGTCGTGGAGGACTGGCCGTTGCGTTTGATCGGATTGGATACCCGTGTGGCCAATCATCCGGGCGGCGACATGGACGCGGACCGCCTCGCGTGGCTGACGGCCCAACTGGACGCGAAACCCGGCGCCCCAACATTGATTTTCATGCACCACCCGCCGTTCCGCACCGGCGTGTGGTGGATGGACGCGATCGGCCTGAAAGGCGCGGATGAATTCGAGGCGACCGTGCGGCGCTACGACACCATCGAGGGCGTGGTCTGCGGCCACATCCACCGCCCTATCACGCGGCGCTGGGGCGGCACGGTCGCGACCGTCGCCCCCAGCACGGCGCACCAAATGATGTTGGACCTGGAGGGCACGAATTTCCTCCAATCGACGAAGGAACCGCCGGCCGTCGCGCTGCACCACTGGACACCGGAAACCGGGTTGGTCACGCACACGCTGTATATCGACGATTTCGGCTGGTACGACCCGCCCGATCACCATGACAAGGCGATGATGGCGCGGGCGCGGGCGTTCTTCGAGAAGTCGCGCGCGGAGATGGGGGTTTAG
- a CDS encoding glucose 1-dehydrogenase, whose protein sequence is MKLANKVAVVTGAASGFGEGIAKKYAQVGAKIVVADLNDDGGARVVTEIEKAGGTASFIHTNVAIGEDVAAAVRHAVTTYGGLDIMVNNAGWGYANRSSLKISEAEFDKVFAVNVKSLYHATIHAVPELRREGRKGVMINIASTAAVRPRPNLTWYNATKGAAVVVTKSLALELAPDIRVCAINPVIGETALTETFMGMPDTPENRKSFLAGIPMGRFSTPLDIANAALFLASDDANFLTGVCLEVDGGRCV, encoded by the coding sequence ATGAAACTCGCCAATAAAGTCGCCGTCGTTACCGGTGCGGCCTCGGGCTTCGGCGAAGGTATCGCCAAGAAGTATGCCCAGGTGGGCGCCAAGATCGTCGTGGCCGACCTCAACGACGACGGCGGTGCTCGGGTCGTGACCGAGATCGAAAAGGCCGGCGGCACCGCGTCCTTCATCCACACCAACGTGGCCATCGGCGAAGATGTTGCCGCCGCGGTCCGCCATGCCGTCACGACCTATGGCGGGCTCGACATCATGGTCAACAACGCGGGCTGGGGCTACGCCAACCGCTCCAGCCTCAAGATCAGCGAGGCCGAATTCGACAAAGTCTTCGCGGTCAACGTCAAGAGCCTGTATCACGCCACGATTCACGCCGTGCCTGAACTGCGGCGCGAAGGCCGCAAAGGCGTGATGATCAACATCGCCTCTACCGCCGCCGTGCGCCCGCGCCCGAACCTCACCTGGTATAACGCGACCAAGGGCGCCGCGGTCGTCGTCACCAAGTCGCTCGCGCTCGAACTCGCCCCCGACATTCGCGTCTGCGCAATCAACCCGGTGATCGGCGAAACCGCGCTCACCGAGACCTTCATGGGCATGCCCGACACCCCCGAGAATCGAAAATCGTTCCTGGCCGGCATCCCCATGGGTCGGTTCTCGACCCCGCTCGACATCGCCAACGCCGCCCTGTTCTTGGCCAGCGACGACGCCAACTTCCTTACCGGCGTCTGCCTCGAGGTCGACGGCGGCCGCTGCGTTTAG
- a CDS encoding aldehyde dehydrogenase family protein — MHQAQNLIGGRWRTAQDGRTLDLFDPSVGSPFATIARGGAADIDAAISSARHAFDTHWQRAPAVERGRHLARMAALMVGAADELARLESRDTGKPLKQSRVDATVAARYFEYYAGAADKIQGDTIPFLPGHQAFTLREPHGVTGHIIPWNYPLQMGSRTIAAALCAGNALVLKPAEEACLTVMRIAELALDAGIPPDVINIVTGLGEEAGAALAAHPGIDHICFTGSPPVGAQVQKASADHNRSCTMELGGKSPQIVFADADWDKAMPTVLGAIVQNAGQTCSAGSRLLVERSIYDDFVGEAAKRFAKIKVGAWEDDLDCGPLISEVQRDRVRGFLETAAADGIPILAQAEIDAAAPAGGYFVAPTLYGPVPRANRLAKEEVFGPVLSAIPFDDENDAVRLANDTDYGLTAGVWTENGGRQLRLGKALKCGQVFVNCYGAGGGVELPFGGVKRSGFGREKGLEALHDLTVCKTVIIKHD; from the coding sequence ATGCATCAGGCCCAAAATCTCATCGGTGGACGCTGGCGAACGGCCCAGGATGGGCGGACTCTGGACCTTTTCGACCCCAGCGTTGGCTCTCCCTTCGCCACCATCGCCCGCGGCGGCGCCGCCGACATTGATGCGGCGATTTCATCGGCCCGTCACGCTTTCGACACCCATTGGCAACGCGCCCCGGCGGTCGAGCGGGGCCGGCATCTGGCCCGCATGGCGGCCCTAATGGTGGGGGCGGCCGACGAACTCGCGCGCCTCGAATCCCGTGACACCGGCAAGCCGCTCAAACAGTCGCGCGTCGATGCCACGGTGGCCGCGCGCTATTTCGAATATTACGCGGGCGCCGCCGATAAGATTCAGGGCGACACCATTCCGTTTCTACCGGGTCACCAAGCCTTCACCCTGCGCGAACCGCACGGGGTCACCGGCCACATCATTCCGTGGAACTACCCGTTGCAGATGGGATCGCGCACGATCGCGGCGGCGCTCTGCGCGGGCAACGCGCTCGTGCTCAAGCCCGCCGAAGAAGCCTGCCTCACCGTGATGCGCATCGCCGAACTTGCGCTCGACGCCGGCATCCCGCCTGACGTGATCAACATCGTCACCGGCCTGGGCGAAGAGGCGGGGGCGGCACTCGCGGCCCATCCCGGCATCGACCACATCTGCTTTACCGGCTCGCCACCCGTCGGCGCGCAGGTGCAAAAGGCATCCGCCGATCACAACCGCAGTTGCACAATGGAGTTGGGCGGCAAGTCGCCGCAAATCGTCTTCGCCGATGCCGATTGGGACAAAGCGATGCCCACCGTGCTGGGCGCGATCGTGCAAAATGCCGGGCAGACCTGCTCCGCCGGCAGTCGCCTCTTGGTCGAACGCAGCATCTACGACGACTTCGTCGGCGAAGCTGCCAAACGCTTTGCCAAAATCAAAGTCGGCGCCTGGGAGGACGATCTCGATTGCGGCCCGCTGATCAGCGAGGTCCAGCGCGACCGCGTGCGTGGTTTCCTCGAAACCGCCGCCGCCGACGGCATCCCGATCCTCGCCCAGGCCGAGATCGACGCCGCCGCGCCGGCGGGCGGCTACTTCGTTGCGCCCACGCTCTACGGGCCGGTCCCGCGCGCCAACCGGCTCGCCAAGGAAGAAGTCTTCGGCCCGGTCCTGTCGGCCATCCCGTTCGACGACGAGAACGATGCGGTGCGCTTGGCCAACGACACTGACTATGGCCTGACCGCTGGCGTCTGGACCGAAAACGGCGGACGCCAATTGCGTCTCGGCAAGGCACTCAAATGCGGCCAGGTCTTCGTCAACTGTTATGGCGCCGGCGGCGGCGTCGAACTTCCCTTCGGCGGCGTCAAGCGCTCCGGCTTCGGCCGTGAAAAAGGCCTCGAAGCCCTCCACGACCTCACGGTTTGCAAGACCGTGATCATCAAGCACGACTAG
- a CDS encoding ABC transporter substrate-binding protein, with protein MKKLLVAAALATTALAPFAAQAQMKDSVSIGMTLEPAPGLDPTQGASAAISEVTMYNIFESLVRIDEKGVIGPMLAKSWKISPDGKTYTFDLVQGATFHDGNAFTSADIKFSAEAAAAEKSGNKAKAMYQSIKAIETPDDHTVVMSLESPSALFLFKLAQSTGAIIDEASAADNMTNPIGTGPYKFVRWTKGDSVDLELFPAHRNAANIKMKKAKFRFINDGNAQVNALLAGDLDYMVNLASPQLFEQFKKDPNFTALEGTTEGETILTMNNKAGALSDVRVRRALMHAIDRQALVDAAMFGYGTPIGSHFAPHNATYLDLTGMYAYDPAKAKALLKEAGHEKLELSLKLPPVGYARNGGQVIADMLSQVGVTAKIENVEWPVWIDQVFRGKQFDLTIVSHVEPMDVNNYTNAEYYWQYDSPEFRDIYAKFEAAITPEDQAKWIKAAQTKIAEDSVNGFLFELAKLSVAKKGLTGMWASWPSFINEVAALSWEN; from the coding sequence ATGAAAAAGCTACTCGTAGCCGCGGCCTTGGCAACGACGGCGTTAGCGCCGTTCGCCGCACAGGCGCAAATGAAGGATTCAGTCAGCATCGGGATGACGCTGGAACCGGCACCCGGACTCGATCCGACGCAGGGCGCCTCGGCGGCCATTAGCGAAGTGACGATGTACAACATCTTCGAAAGCTTGGTGCGCATCGACGAAAAGGGCGTCATCGGCCCGATGCTCGCGAAGAGCTGGAAGATCTCGCCGGACGGCAAGACCTACACGTTCGACCTGGTGCAGGGCGCAACCTTCCACGACGGCAACGCGTTTACCTCCGCGGACATCAAGTTTTCGGCAGAAGCCGCCGCCGCCGAGAAAAGCGGCAACAAAGCCAAGGCCATGTACCAGTCGATCAAAGCGATCGAGACTCCCGACGACCACACGGTCGTGATGTCGTTGGAGTCGCCGAGCGCGCTGTTCTTGTTCAAGTTGGCGCAGTCGACCGGGGCGATCATCGATGAGGCCTCCGCTGCCGACAATATGACAAACCCGATCGGCACCGGCCCCTACAAGTTCGTGCGCTGGACCAAGGGCGACTCGGTCGACCTCGAACTGTTTCCGGCCCACCGCAACGCCGCCAACATCAAGATGAAGAAGGCCAAATTTCGCTTCATCAACGACGGCAACGCCCAGGTCAACGCGCTGCTCGCGGGCGATCTCGACTATATGGTGAACCTGGCTTCGCCCCAGTTGTTCGAGCAATTCAAAAAAGACCCGAACTTCACCGCGCTGGAAGGCACGACTGAAGGCGAGACGATCTTGACGATGAACAATAAGGCCGGCGCGCTGTCCGACGTTCGGGTGCGCCGCGCCCTGATGCACGCAATCGACCGGCAGGCGTTGGTCGATGCGGCGATGTTCGGCTACGGCACGCCGATCGGGTCGCACTTTGCGCCGCATAACGCGACGTATCTCGATCTCACCGGGATGTACGCCTACGACCCCGCCAAGGCGAAGGCGTTGTTGAAGGAAGCGGGTCACGAAAAACTGGAGCTGTCGCTCAAGCTGCCGCCGGTCGGATACGCCCGGAACGGCGGTCAAGTGATTGCCGACATGCTGAGCCAGGTCGGCGTGACTGCCAAGATCGAGAACGTCGAATGGCCGGTGTGGATCGATCAGGTGTTCCGCGGCAAGCAGTTCGACCTGACCATCGTCTCGCACGTCGAGCCGATGGACGTAAACAACTACACTAACGCCGAATACTACTGGCAGTACGACAGCCCCGAGTTCCGCGATATCTATGCGAAGTTCGAGGCCGCGATCACGCCGGAAGACCAAGCCAAATGGATCAAAGCGGCGCAGACCAAGATCGCTGAAGATTCGGTCAATGGCTTCCTTTTCGAACTGGCGAAACTGAGCGTCGCCAAGAAAGGCCTCACGGGAATGTGGGCGAGTTGGCCTTCGTTCATCAACGAAGTCGCGGCGCTAAGCTGGGAAAACTAG
- a CDS encoding M81 family metallopeptidase translates to MRILIAMMKHETNTFSPVVTDWARFQDWGAFLGADVVTTYKNTAMPIAAYMKIADELGAEIVTPLATEAMPSGKVTEEAYEYMAGLITEAAKDVDLALLDLHGAMVAEHVFDGEGTLLARIRALRPDLPIAVTLDLHCNLTQAMVDNCTALIGYKTYPHVDMYEVAEQVGRIVVGAAQGKCAPVMAWGHPALLSQTLRQGTDDEPMKTLIAMTRAAEAKPGVLAATVFGGFPMADIPDAGTSAIVVSDNDVALAEFERDAILAEAWRRRDEFVYQPEPLAEAVGRAKHMSDGPIMLLDHADNCGSGANQDVMTVIAEVLRQKLDDVIVGAVWDPEAVQEMQRAGIGNTVTLKLGGKTDMPAIGLRGEPLTLTGTVKVLTDGRWTVRGPMYTGVPVDMGPSAVLDVGRMQIVIVSRHHEPWDRGVFTSVGIEPEHHRYILLKSRIHYRAGFGDLPKATVTLDGDGVTTSDNSKLTFENVRRPIFPLDRINEP, encoded by the coding sequence ATGCGCATTCTGATCGCCATGATGAAGCACGAGACCAACACCTTTTCGCCAGTGGTGACCGACTGGGCGCGGTTCCAGGATTGGGGCGCGTTTCTGGGCGCCGATGTGGTTACGACCTACAAGAACACGGCGATGCCGATTGCGGCCTACATGAAGATCGCCGACGAGCTTGGCGCGGAGATCGTGACGCCGCTCGCGACCGAGGCGATGCCCTCGGGCAAGGTGACAGAGGAGGCTTACGAATACATGGCCGGGTTGATTACCGAAGCGGCCAAGGATGTCGACCTCGCGCTACTCGACCTGCACGGTGCGATGGTGGCCGAGCATGTCTTCGACGGCGAGGGCACGTTGTTGGCGCGCATCCGCGCCTTGCGGCCCGATCTGCCTATCGCGGTGACACTTGACCTGCACTGCAACCTGACCCAGGCGATGGTCGACAACTGCACCGCGTTGATCGGCTACAAGACCTATCCCCACGTCGATATGTACGAGGTTGCCGAACAGGTCGGCCGCATTGTCGTGGGCGCCGCACAGGGCAAATGCGCGCCGGTCATGGCCTGGGGCCACCCTGCCCTGCTGTCGCAAACCCTGCGCCAGGGGACCGACGACGAACCGATGAAGACGCTGATCGCCATGACCCGTGCCGCGGAGGCCAAACCGGGCGTGCTGGCGGCCACCGTGTTCGGCGGTTTCCCAATGGCCGACATCCCCGACGCCGGCACCTCGGCGATCGTGGTGAGCGACAACGACGTTGCCCTGGCCGAATTCGAACGCGATGCCATTTTGGCGGAGGCCTGGCGACGGCGTGACGAGTTCGTCTATCAACCAGAACCGCTTGCCGAGGCGGTCGGCCGCGCCAAACACATGAGCGACGGCCCGATCATGCTGCTGGACCACGCCGACAATTGCGGCTCGGGCGCGAACCAAGACGTGATGACGGTGATCGCCGAGGTGCTGCGTCAGAAATTGGACGACGTGATCGTGGGCGCGGTGTGGGATCCCGAAGCGGTACAGGAGATGCAACGCGCCGGGATCGGCAACACCGTCACGCTGAAACTAGGCGGCAAGACCGACATGCCGGCGATCGGCCTTCGGGGTGAGCCGTTGACGCTGACCGGGACGGTCAAGGTGCTGACCGATGGACGCTGGACCGTACGCGGCCCGATGTATACCGGCGTGCCGGTCGATATGGGCCCCTCGGCGGTGCTGGATGTGGGACGGATGCAGATTGTCATCGTCTCGCGTCACCACGAGCCGTGGGACCGCGGCGTCTTTACCTCGGTCGGGATCGAGCCCGAGCATCACCGCTATATTTTGCTCAAGTCGCGTATTCATTACCGCGCGGGCTTCGGCGATCTGCCCAAGGCGACCGTCACGCTAGACGGTGACGGCGTCACCACGTCGGACAACTCGAAGCTCACTTTCGAGAACGTGCGGCGGCCGATCTTCCCGCTGGACCGGATCAACGAACCCTGA
- a CDS encoding tetratricopeptide repeat protein has protein sequence MLDDAYGNAVDTDDDATVAALDRFAHSFLAYGKDFAVIFDAARDDPTCLLAHSQAALLGLFMENNAGLALATTHLETGRTLAAQGKGSERERLYHRAIEAAARADTGQATALHDEIAARWPRDLFAAKLGQVHYFNVGDAAGMRRIAQTAVDALGDVAYAWGLLAFGLEECHALDDAERAGRHAAEMTEVEPWAHHAVAHVYETRGQLDDGIAWMEDRAHTWRDCNSFMFTHNWWHVALFYLDKGDPDQALSIFDSRLWGAPQGDPSYSQDQAGAVSMLIRLSLRGVALGRRWSEVADEILKREVMFDQPFLSAHFAYALARSEHRTAYEKFLRDLHDHAGSANAAARHQWLTHALPLCRGMGAHADNDFDLAARLLGETRPHWRRLGGSHAQRDLFEQMYLDALIRCGSADEAAPILEARVAARPGVRVHQVELAAARRPR, from the coding sequence ATGCTGGACGACGCCTACGGCAACGCGGTCGACACCGACGACGACGCCACCGTCGCGGCGCTGGACCGCTTCGCCCACAGCTTCCTCGCCTACGGCAAGGACTTCGCGGTGATTTTCGACGCGGCCCGGGACGATCCCACGTGTTTGCTGGCGCACAGCCAAGCCGCGTTGCTCGGGTTGTTCATGGAGAACAACGCCGGGCTTGCCTTGGCAACAACGCATCTTGAGACCGGGCGCACCCTGGCGGCCCAGGGTAAAGGCAGCGAACGCGAGCGCCTGTACCACCGCGCCATCGAGGCGGCCGCGCGGGCAGACACTGGGCAAGCGACCGCGCTGCACGACGAAATTGCCGCGCGCTGGCCGCGCGATCTGTTCGCGGCCAAGCTCGGTCAGGTGCACTATTTCAATGTTGGCGATGCAGCGGGGATGCGGCGCATTGCGCAAACGGCCGTCGATGCGCTGGGCGACGTCGCCTACGCCTGGGGCCTTCTGGCCTTTGGGTTGGAGGAATGCCACGCGCTCGACGACGCGGAACGGGCCGGGCGGCACGCGGCCGAGATGACCGAGGTCGAACCCTGGGCCCACCATGCCGTGGCGCACGTCTACGAGACGCGCGGACAGCTCGACGACGGCATCGCTTGGATGGAGGACCGCGCGCACACGTGGCGGGACTGTAACTCGTTCATGTTCACCCACAATTGGTGGCATGTCGCGCTGTTCTATCTCGACAAGGGCGACCCCGATCAGGCGTTAAGCATCTTTGATTCGCGGCTGTGGGGCGCGCCGCAGGGCGATCCTTCCTATTCGCAAGACCAAGCGGGCGCGGTGTCGATGTTGATTCGCCTCTCGTTGCGCGGCGTGGCCTTGGGCCGCCGGTGGTCCGAGGTGGCCGACGAAATCCTCAAGCGCGAGGTGATGTTCGACCAGCCGTTCCTGAGCGCGCACTTCGCCTATGCGTTGGCGCGGTCCGAACACCGCACCGCCTATGAGAAGTTCCTGCGGGACTTGCACGACCATGCTGGCTCGGCCAATGCAGCGGCGCGCCACCAGTGGCTGACCCATGCCTTGCCGCTGTGCCGTGGCATGGGTGCGCACGCCGACAACGACTTCGACCTCGCGGCGCGCCTCCTAGGCGAAACGCGACCGCATTGGCGCCGCCTCGGCGGCAGCCATGCCCAGCGCGATCTGTTCGAGCAGATGTATCTCGATGCATTGATTCGGTGTGGCAGCGCTGATGAGGCCGCACCAATTCTGGAGGCCCGCGTTGCGGCGCGACCTGGGGTGCGGGTGCATCAAGTGGAGTTGGCGGCGGCGCGGCGGCCGCGCTAG
- a CDS encoding ATP-binding cassette domain-containing protein yields MTAVAPAAAPPDTVVAVEDVHKHYTLPRETLWRPPTQVHAINGVSFTIEKGRSFGVVGESGCGKSTLARSVMGLETPTQGAVRFRGQDINALPREDLRRLRRHFQMVFQDPFGSLDPRMKVARIVAEPIEALEDTRLDERRARVVDSLRAVGLKESDADKYPHEFSGGQRQRIAIARALITRPALIVADEPVSALDVSVQAQVLNLLQELQDEFGVTYLLISHDLAVVKFVCDEVAVMNQGVFVERGPTEEIFANPQHPYTKTLLAAVPHIGG; encoded by the coding sequence ATGACCGCCGTGGCGCCGGCGGCCGCGCCGCCCGACACCGTCGTCGCGGTCGAGGACGTGCACAAGCACTACACCTTGCCACGCGAAACCCTGTGGCGCCCGCCGACCCAGGTCCACGCCATCAACGGCGTGTCGTTTACCATCGAAAAAGGCCGCAGCTTCGGCGTCGTTGGCGAATCCGGGTGCGGCAAGTCGACATTGGCACGCAGTGTGATGGGCCTGGAAACCCCAACCCAGGGCGCGGTGCGCTTCCGCGGCCAGGACATCAACGCCCTGCCGCGCGAGGACCTGCGCCGGCTACGCCGCCACTTCCAAATGGTGTTCCAAGACCCGTTCGGTTCGCTCGACCCGCGCATGAAGGTTGCCCGCATCGTCGCCGAACCGATCGAGGCGCTCGAGGATACTCGCCTCGACGAACGCCGCGCCCGGGTCGTCGACTCCTTGCGCGCGGTCGGCCTCAAGGAGTCCGATGCCGACAAATACCCGCACGAATTTTCCGGCGGCCAGCGCCAGCGCATCGCCATCGCCCGCGCCCTGATCACCCGGCCCGCGCTCATCGTCGCCGACGAACCGGTCTCCGCGCTGGACGTCTCGGTCCAAGCCCAAGTGCTGAACCTATTGCAGGAACTCCAAGACGAATTCGGCGTGACCTACCTGTTGATTAGCCACGATCTCGCGGTCGTCAAGTTCGTTTGCGACGAAGTCGCGGTGATGAACCAAGGCGTCTTCGTCGAGCGCGGCCCCACCGAAGAAATCTTCGCCAACCCCCAACACCCCTACACCAAGACGCTCTTGGCCGCCGTCCCGCACATCGGCGGCTAA
- a CDS encoding ABC transporter ATP-binding protein yields the protein MTLLAVENLTVTLNTVRGPARAVRNLSFDLKKGETLGIVGESGCGKSLTALAIMGLLPENGWADGAVNLAGENLLTFSEDQMCRVRGNRIGMVFQEPMTSLNPLHTVGRQIAEAMRLHRGMNRAEARAEVIRLLDMVGIPEPAKRIGSYPHQLSGGQRQRVMIAMALSCGPELLIADEPTTALDVTIQKQILDLIRNLIEDLGMAMILISHNLGVIYQNVQDVIVMYGGARVESGPTRDVFADLAHPYSQGLFSAVPQIDDTKASRRRLRTIPGTVPELADLPAGCTFQDRCSYVTDACRPTQPPLVAVGAGHQVACLHTDVARAKWATR from the coding sequence ATGACCCTGCTCGCGGTCGAAAACCTGACGGTGACGCTGAACACGGTGCGCGGGCCCGCGCGCGCCGTGCGCAATTTGTCGTTCGATCTGAAAAAGGGCGAAACCCTGGGGATCGTCGGCGAATCCGGTTGCGGCAAGTCGCTCACCGCGCTGGCCATCATGGGGCTGTTGCCCGAGAACGGTTGGGCCGACGGTGCGGTGAACCTGGCGGGCGAAAATCTCCTGACCTTCAGCGAGGATCAGATGTGCCGGGTGCGCGGCAATCGTATCGGTATGGTCTTCCAGGAACCGATGACCTCTCTCAACCCGCTGCACACGGTCGGTCGTCAGATCGCCGAGGCGATGCGTTTGCACCGCGGCATGAACCGGGCCGAGGCCCGCGCCGAGGTCATCCGCCTCCTCGACATGGTCGGCATTCCCGAACCGGCCAAGCGCATCGGCAGCTACCCGCACCAGCTTTCCGGTGGCCAGCGCCAGCGGGTGATGATCGCGATGGCACTGTCGTGCGGCCCCGAATTGCTGATCGCGGACGAACCCACCACCGCGCTCGACGTCACCATCCAAAAACAGATCCTCGACCTGATCCGCAACCTGATCGAGGACCTCGGCATGGCGATGATCCTGATCAGCCATAACCTCGGGGTGATCTATCAGAACGTCCAGGACGTGATCGTCATGTATGGCGGCGCGCGGGTCGAAAGCGGCCCGACCCGCGATGTCTTCGCCGATCTTGCCCATCCCTACAGCCAAGGACTGTTCTCGGCCGTCCCGCAAATCGACGACACCAAAGCGTCGCGCCGGCGTCTGCGTACCATCCCCGGCACGGTGCCCGAGTTGGCCGACCTGCCGGCGGGGTGCACCTTCCAAGACCGTTGCAGCTACGTCACCGACGCCTGCCGCCCGACCCAGCCGCCGCTTGTAGCGGTCGGGGCAGGGCACCAGGTCGCCTGCCTCCACACTGACGTCGCCCGCGCCAAGTGGGCTACCCGATGA